In Sesamum indicum cultivar Zhongzhi No. 13 linkage group LG8, S_indicum_v1.0, whole genome shotgun sequence, the sequence ATAGAGCctgatttgaataagaatgtattgttctttttcttggtttctggaaattaaagaaagaaaaatgatatatagCAGAAATTGAGGaacagaaatatataattgaagatgCAAAAATGGAAGTATCAAAGAAACTACAACAAAGCATTAGCTCGTCGTGTCGGAAAGTTTCTACATGtacctaattaattacatcgtacggtttttttaattaataatttcaactaAATAACAAAAGTTTCCTGCTGGTAATTAGCAACCTAAATACTGATTAATAAGCTTTCTTGGTAAATAGGCTCCTgatgttaaataaattacttttacgTACCCCTTCCCCGGTGGCGCCTCTGCCGCCGTCAGCCGCGAATGCACTGTTCTCATCATTCCTACAGCTCATATTATGCCGGTAGCCAATACACATAGGAACATTCAAACTTAACACCCTAGCTTTTGGACCTCCGCCTCCGGACGAGGCTGCCGGTGTTTTCCTGCGACCCTCAGTTCCAGATTCTTTTCTGGCACCCTTTTCAGAATTTCTTGCAACGGTCTCTGGGCTCCGCCCAACGCCGCCGTTTCCTCGGCGGACCTGCCAAACTGGACTGCTTCTTCCCAAGTGAACTCCTGCTCTGCTTGGGCTGTTAGGCCACTTCCTAGACTTTGACTCGCCAGTGGAGTTACTCCGGGAGCATGGCGCACTACTAGCTTTCCGAGTGGCCGCGGCCCATCTCGGCCGAGTTCCGCCATTCCCGGCGGATCTAC encodes:
- the LOC105168006 gene encoding uncharacterized protein LOC105168006, giving the protein MVRNPSFPQPNLLSADELFSDGVLLPLHHLLHVSNELPPPPPQDSQAPGSDQVTEPESISVEFGYQAASSTALSTSKRWRYIFKKSDKKVLESSVSASADDHTTSKEKDITRVKDKKRDQKKNGGGAATSNLVSAAELNINIWPFSRSRSAGNGGTRPRWAAATRKASSAPCSRSNSTGESKSRKWPNSPSRAGVHLGRSSPVWQVRRGNGGVGRSPETVARNSEKGARKESGTEGRRKTPAASSGGGGPKARVLSLNVPMCIGYRHNMSCRNDENSAFAADGGRGATGEGVRKSNLFNIRSLFTKKAY